Proteins encoded together in one Natranaerovirga hydrolytica window:
- a CDS encoding amidoligase family protein yields the protein MEIQGQDFGIEIEMTGITRSRAAEVIADYFNTTREYEGTYYDAYFAKDASGRKWKVMSDASIDCQRRERRRKVSADRSYSVELVSPICQYADIETVQELVRKLREAGAFVNSSCGIHIHINAAPFEATKLRNLVNIMAAKEDMIYKALKVSRGRESNYCQKIDLRFLEQINRQKPKTLDKLKRIWYNGSDGSRQHYHESRYRCLNLHSVFQKGTVEFRAFNGEMHAGKIKAYVQFCLAITAQALNQRSASPAKTQSSNEKYTFRVWLLRLGMIGDEFKTARKHLLDHLEGCIAWKDPAQAERQKERLRQRREEERSQAQAGQENGSEEPVIEAEDEQSSAFTMSM from the coding sequence ATGGAGATACAAGGTCAGGATTTTGGAATTGAAATTGAAATGACCGGGATTACAAGAAGTCGTGCCGCCGAAGTGATTGCCGACTACTTTAACACAACCAGAGAGTATGAAGGCACCTATTACGATGCTTATTTTGCCAAGGATGCATCCGGACGTAAATGGAAGGTGATGAGTGATGCCAGCATAGACTGTCAGCGGAGAGAAAGACGCAGAAAAGTCAGTGCCGACAGAAGCTATAGCGTAGAGCTGGTCAGCCCCATCTGCCAGTATGCCGATATTGAAACTGTTCAGGAACTGGTCCGAAAGCTCCGGGAAGCAGGAGCCTTTGTGAACTCCTCCTGCGGTATTCATATTCATATCAATGCCGCCCCCTTTGAGGCGACCAAGCTGAGAAATTTGGTCAACATCATGGCAGCCAAGGAGGATATGATCTACAAGGCTTTAAAGGTTTCGAGGGGGAGGGAAAGCAACTACTGCCAAAAGATTGACCTTCGGTTTTTAGAGCAGATCAATCGGCAGAAGCCAAAAACGCTGGATAAGCTCAAACGTATCTGGTATAACGGCAGCGATGGCAGCCGACAACACTACCATGAAAGTCGATACCGCTGCCTTAATCTGCACAGTGTGTTCCAAAAGGGTACGGTGGAATTCCGTGCCTTCAACGGCGAAATGCACGCCGGAAAGATCAAAGCATATGTCCAGTTCTGCCTTGCTATTACCGCACAGGCTCTGAATCAGAGGTCGGCAAGCCCTGCAAAAACCCAGTCCAGCAACGAAAAATATACCTTCCGTGTGTGGCTTTTACGCCTCGGAATGATTGGAGATGAATTCAAGACAGCCCGAAAGCATCTGCTGGATCACTTGGAGGGCTGTATTGCATGGAAAGACCCAGCACAGGCAGAAAGACAAAAAGAACGGCTGCGGCAGAGGCGAGAGGAAGAACGGTCACAGGCACAGGCCGGGCAGGAAAATGGTTCCGAGGAACCTGTTATTGAGGCGGAGGATGAGCAGTCCTCCGCTTTTACTATGTCAATGTAA
- a CDS encoding DUF3852 domain-containing protein: MRKYRKIAITLAVMLVFLLFCTTAYAAPTGDVAGAIEGTWNDASGQIKTVVNKVVFPAIDLILAVFFFAKLGMAYFDYRKHGQFEWAAPAILFACLVFTLTAPLYIWQILGM; encoded by the coding sequence ATGAGAAAATATCGAAAGATTGCAATTACACTTGCTGTAATGCTTGTATTCCTTTTGTTTTGTACCACTGCCTATGCCGCGCCTACCGGTGATGTGGCAGGGGCGATTGAAGGCACATGGAATGATGCCTCCGGACAGATTAAGACGGTAGTGAATAAGGTAGTGTTTCCCGCAATAGATTTGATTTTGGCTGTTTTTTTCTTTGCTAAATTGGGGATGGCATACTTCGACTATAGAAAACACGGACAATTTGAATGGGCGGCACCGGCAATCCTGTTTGCCTGTCTGGTGTTTACCTTGACGGCACCGTTGTATATCTGGCAGATTCTCGGAATGTAA
- a CDS encoding DUF6103 family protein, with protein MKKESITVQMEAEKLRAVKRYMEKKDADLEQELYDQLQRLYEKFVPANVREYIDESAENMSASAKKQKEKSRAGGAVAPSSDVF; from the coding sequence ATGAAAAAAGAATCTATTACCGTACAGATGGAAGCAGAAAAGCTCCGTGCAGTAAAACGCTATATGGAGAAAAAGGATGCGGACTTGGAGCAGGAGCTGTACGACCAGCTCCAACGCCTTTATGAAAAATTTGTCCCTGCGAATGTGCGGGAATATATTGATGAAAGCGCCGAGAATATGTCCGCTTCTGCTAAAAAACAGAAAGAAAAAAGCAGGGCTGGTGGGGCAGTAGCACCATCGTCGGATGTTTTTTAA
- a CDS encoding VirB4 family type IV secretion system protein has product MPEAENTKIKDFLDMIAPGIIKFNTDHFLCGNTYRCVWALREYPTSTSEQAILRHLGEKDGVTLRIYTRQVTAAEERKIIHNAANKNRMDKSATHDLQQTVTAESNLQDVVTLVSSMHRNREPLLHCAVYIELTAYDPDTLKLLQTDVLTELVRSKLNVDRLILRQQEGFLSVGPAGRNVFGSQFERVLPASSVANLYPFNYSGKTDARGFYLGRDKFGSNIIADFDKRDDDKTNANILILGNSGQGKSYLLKLILCNVLESGKNVIGLDPEHEYIDLAENLGGCFIDLMSGQYRINPLEPKTWDEGGSPDDEDAPQAFRQSTKLSQHISFLKDFFRCYKDFSDRHIDAIEIMLGKLYEKFGISDCTDFRVLTATDYPILSDLYAQIEDEYKSYDKTKYQLYTAELLQEILLGLHSMCMGAESKFFNGHTNVTSDRFIVFGVKGLLQASRNVKNALLFNVLSFMSDKLLTEGNTVASIDELYLFLTNLTAIEYIRNFMKRVRKKESAVILASQNLEDFNIEGIRELTKPLFSIPTHAFLFNAGNIDKQFYIDSLQLEESEYNLIRFPQRGVCLYKCGIERYNLVVNAPAYKEKLFGKAGGR; this is encoded by the coding sequence ATGCCAGAGGCGGAAAATACGAAAATCAAGGATTTCCTCGACATGATTGCACCGGGCATCATCAAATTCAATACGGACCATTTTCTATGCGGCAACACCTACCGCTGCGTATGGGCACTCAGAGAATACCCTACCAGCACCTCGGAGCAGGCGATCCTACGTCATCTTGGGGAAAAGGACGGTGTGACTCTTCGCATCTATACCAGACAGGTTACGGCAGCGGAGGAACGAAAAATCATTCATAATGCAGCCAATAAAAACCGCATGGATAAAAGCGCCACCCACGATCTTCAGCAGACGGTAACCGCTGAAAGCAATTTGCAGGATGTGGTTACGCTGGTGTCCTCCATGCACAGAAACCGGGAACCCCTGCTGCACTGTGCTGTTTATATTGAGCTGACAGCCTACGACCCCGATACGCTGAAGCTCCTCCAGACTGATGTCCTGACTGAATTGGTACGCTCGAAACTCAATGTGGACCGCCTTATTCTGCGACAGCAGGAGGGCTTTCTGTCGGTGGGGCCTGCAGGGAGAAATGTGTTCGGCAGCCAGTTTGAACGTGTGCTTCCGGCAAGCTCTGTAGCGAATCTTTACCCCTTCAACTATAGCGGTAAAACAGATGCCAGAGGCTTCTACCTTGGGCGTGACAAATTCGGCAGCAACATCATTGCAGACTTTGATAAGCGGGATGACGACAAGACAAATGCCAACATACTCATCCTTGGAAACAGCGGCCAGGGCAAGAGCTATCTCCTAAAGCTCATTCTCTGTAATGTTCTGGAATCAGGTAAAAATGTGATTGGGTTAGATCCCGAGCACGAATACATTGACCTTGCGGAGAACCTTGGCGGGTGTTTCATTGACCTGATGAGCGGTCAGTACCGCATCAATCCCCTGGAGCCCAAAACATGGGATGAAGGAGGCAGTCCAGACGATGAGGATGCACCCCAGGCATTCCGCCAGTCCACTAAACTCAGTCAGCATATTTCTTTTCTCAAGGATTTTTTTCGATGCTATAAGGATTTTTCCGACCGCCATATTGACGCCATTGAAATCATGCTGGGCAAGCTGTACGAAAAATTCGGCATCAGTGACTGCACCGATTTCAGGGTGCTGACAGCCACAGACTATCCGATTCTGTCTGATCTTTACGCACAGATTGAGGACGAGTATAAAAGCTATGATAAGACCAAGTACCAGCTTTATACCGCCGAGCTTTTGCAGGAAATTCTGTTGGGGCTACACTCCATGTGCATGGGTGCGGAGAGCAAATTCTTTAACGGCCACACCAATGTGACCTCAGACCGCTTTATTGTGTTCGGTGTCAAGGGGCTTTTGCAGGCCAGCCGCAATGTGAAAAATGCTCTGCTGTTCAATGTACTCTCCTTTATGAGCGACAAATTGCTGACCGAGGGGAACACTGTTGCCAGCATTGATGAACTATACCTGTTCCTGACCAATCTGACTGCCATTGAATATATCAGGAATTTTATGAAACGTGTGCGAAAGAAGGAGTCAGCTGTTATTCTGGCATCTCAGAATCTGGAGGACTTCAACATCGAGGGCATAAGAGAGCTGACCAAACCGTTGTTTTCCATTCCAACCCATGCCTTTTTATTCAATGCAGGCAATATTGACAAGCAGTTTTATATCGATTCCCTCCAGCTTGAAGAAAGCGAATACAATTTAATCCGCTTTCCCCAGCGTGGCGTGTGCCTCTACAAATGCGGCATAGAGAGATATAACCTTGTGGTTAATGCCCCTGCCTACAAGGAGAAGTTGTTCGGAAAGGCGGGCGGCAGATAA
- a CDS encoding gamma-glutamylcyclotransferase family protein has product MKNKLYIAYGSNLNLPQMALRCPTAKVIGASEIKDYALVFRGGRHGAVATIEPCEGVSVPVLLWEITPRDEKALDVYEGFPSFYGKEIMELNLDEKTVSAMVYVMTPGHRLGYPSDFYYNTIYEGYKTAGFDTAILEQALDYTEQIMESGPEPEQQNLFGFGGLKWW; this is encoded by the coding sequence ATGAAAAATAAACTATATATTGCCTACGGCAGCAATCTCAATCTGCCTCAGATGGCACTAAGATGTCCTACCGCCAAGGTGATTGGGGCATCCGAGATAAAGGATTACGCCCTTGTGTTCAGAGGTGGCAGGCATGGAGCTGTGGCGACCATCGAACCTTGCGAGGGCGTTTCTGTACCCGTCCTGTTGTGGGAAATCACACCGAGGGATGAAAAGGCTCTTGATGTTTACGAAGGTTTCCCCAGTTTTTATGGAAAGGAAATCATGGAACTGAATCTGGACGAGAAAACTGTTTCAGCTATGGTTTATGTCATGACACCGGGACACCGGCTGGGCTATCCTTCCGACTTTTATTATAATACCATTTATGAAGGCTATAAAACCGCTGGGTTTGATACTGCTATTCTGGAACAGGCGTTGGATTATACCGAGCAGATCATGGAAAGTGGGCCGGAACCGGAACAACAAAATCTGTTCGGTTTTGGCGGATTGAAATGGTGGTGA
- a CDS encoding DNA cytosine methyltransferase, translating to MGSLFDGIGGFPLAAVLNGIKPLWASEIEAFPIQVTKIRFPEMLHVGDITKLDGAILPTVDVICGGSPCQDLSVAGQRAGLAGERSGLFMEQVRIAKEMRKADEQRNIPAHLIRPRYLVWENVPGAFSSAEGEDFRAVMEEIIRIKYSACDVPQPESGRWQSAGAAILGDEFSLAWRVLDAQFWGVAQRRRRIFLVADFGGTTAPEILFKQDSLLGNLAESRSQRQGAATPAQGGTDDTGGACLSPWDVQTKEKMVIGFDSYNGDLTGEQAATLGVNCGMSTGRNGVITSTAFAANQRDEVRDLHDVAGAIQAQPGMKQQTFIAATEKINAFHVNQRDEVIDLDGVSGALLATRNMQMQTFITEPLVCLNDHGGERMDITEEVTPTLRAGMGGHPPLVAQPNCLNRWDTQQSRVFTSEGVSPTLAGADGGGGRNPAGLVLASGFCGSASADARGIGYQAECSPTIKTGTAPSVLCLNDQGGSQMQCTEDITGTLRAQEHGHQPLVMAAQQGGAEISEGICPTITSAAGTSGNNQPVLFENHAKDCRYTGPLEVATTVTSTYGTGGNNVPLVGNSDLQEAICIAGNTIDREPENGGNGLGCQQDISYTITTSDRHAVYEPYQDVVGALCRGDEKGIGSQYVSQDKCIVENRNLIRRLTPLECERLQGFPDGWTLIPGASDSARYKALGNSVAIPCVDFVLQGIAYFLRKIHEEQEE from the coding sequence ATGGGGAGTCTCTTTGACGGGATTGGCGGATTCCCTTTGGCGGCTGTCCTCAATGGTATCAAGCCATTATGGGCAAGTGAAATTGAAGCCTTCCCCATCCAAGTGACAAAAATTCGATTCCCCGAAATGCTCCATGTTGGGGATATTACAAAGCTGGACGGAGCGATTCTGCCAACCGTGGATGTCATCTGCGGCGGTTCACCCTGTCAGGATTTGTCGGTTGCCGGGCAGCGTGCCGGACTTGCCGGGGAACGCTCCGGCTTATTTATGGAGCAAGTTCGTATTGCAAAGGAGATGAGAAAAGCCGATGAGCAGCGAAATATACCAGCTCACCTTATCCGACCTCGATACCTCGTTTGGGAAAATGTCCCCGGAGCCTTCAGCTCCGCAGAGGGGGAGGACTTCCGGGCGGTCATGGAGGAGATCATCCGCATCAAGTACAGTGCCTGTGATGTGCCTCAACCTGAGTCCGGGCGCTGGCAATCTGCTGGGGCGGCCATTTTGGGAGATGAATTCAGCCTGGCTTGGCGTGTCTTGGACGCTCAATTCTGGGGAGTCGCCCAGCGTCGTCGTCGTATCTTCCTTGTCGCAGATTTTGGAGGCACAACCGCTCCCGAAATATTATTTAAGCAAGACAGCCTGCTTGGGAATCTTGCGGAGAGCCGAAGCCAGAGGCAAGGAGCTGCCACCCCAGCTCAAGGAGGCACTGATGATACAGGCGGAGCTTGTCTGAGTCCATGGGATGTACAGACAAAAGAAAAAATGGTAATCGGCTTTGACAGTTACAATGGTGATTTAACAGGAGAACAGGCTGCCACTCTGGGTGTGAATTGCGGAATGTCTACCGGAAGAAATGGTGTCATCACATCAACGGCCTTTGCCGCCAATCAGCGTGACGAGGTAAGAGATTTACATGATGTCGCAGGAGCCATACAAGCCCAGCCGGGAATGAAACAGCAAACATTTATAGCAGCTACAGAGAAAATCAATGCCTTTCATGTTAATCAGCGAGATGAAGTGATTGACCTTGACGGTGTGTCCGGTGCATTGCTGGCAACCCGTAATATGCAGATGCAAACCTTCATTACAGAGCCGCTGGTCTGCCTAAACGATCATGGAGGGGAACGGATGGATATCACAGAGGAAGTAACACCTACCCTCCGTGCAGGCATGGGAGGACATCCTCCTCTTGTAGCCCAGCCCAACTGTCTCAATAGATGGGATACCCAACAAAGCCGTGTGTTTACATCGGAGGGTGTATCTCCTACACTTGCCGGTGCAGACGGCGGCGGTGGAAGAAACCCGGCAGGACTTGTGCTTGCGTCAGGGTTCTGCGGCAGTGCCAGTGCCGATGCCAGAGGAATTGGCTATCAGGCAGAGTGTTCTCCCACCATAAAAACAGGCACGGCTCCGTCGGTACTTTGCCTGAATGATCAAGGGGGCAGTCAAATGCAGTGTACAGAGGATATCACAGGTACCCTCCGAGCACAGGAGCATGGACATCAGCCCTTGGTTATGGCAGCCCAGCAGGGCGGTGCTGAAATTAGCGAGGGCATCTGCCCCACCATTACCTCGGCGGCAGGAACCTCCGGCAATAATCAGCCAGTGTTGTTTGAAAATCATGCCAAGGACTGCCGATATACTGGCCCCTTGGAGGTAGCCACTACCGTAACCTCTACCTATGGCACCGGCGGGAATAATGTTCCTCTGGTGGGAAATTCCGATTTGCAGGAAGCTATCTGCATTGCCGGCAATACCATTGACCGGGAGCCGGAAAACGGCGGCAACGGTTTGGGCTGTCAGCAGGATATCAGCTATACCATTACCACCAGCGACCGCCATGCGGTATATGAGCCGTATCAGGATGTGGTGGGGGCTCTTTGCCGTGGTGATGAGAAAGGCATTGGCAGTCAATATGTCAGTCAGGATAAGTGCATCGTGGAAAATAGAAACCTCATCCGCAGGCTCACACCATTGGAATGTGAACGACTGCAGGGCTTTCCCGATGGCTGGACACTGATACCCGGTGCATCGGACAGTGCCAGATACAAGGCACTTGGCAATAGCGTGGCGATACCATGTGTGGACTTTGTCCTCCAGGGTATCGCCTATTTTTTACGAAAAATCCATGAGGAACAGGAGGAATGA
- a CDS encoding conjugal transfer protein TrbL family protein — protein sequence MFIWDFVLGTILDQIIEWLYGQAVGFLADFFAQMGNMGVELFTMEWVQSVVLFFSYLAWALYGVGLVVSVFETGIEYQHGRGSVKDTALNVLKGFMAVSLFTTLPIELFKLAVSLQSSLTTGITGYGTSFGELAGNIMAELGSSPDIGGAMGSGVFGGLSVITSPILMLFIIIMMGYAVIKVFFANLKRGGILLIQIAVGSLYMFSVPRGYIDGFTQWCKQIIGLCLTTFLQATILAAGLMVLRTHALLGLGLMLSAGEVPRIAGAFGLDTSTRANLMSAVYTAQAAVSTTRTIVQAVAK from the coding sequence ATGTTTATATGGGATTTTGTCCTTGGAACCATTTTGGATCAAATCATTGAATGGCTCTACGGGCAGGCGGTCGGGTTTCTTGCCGACTTTTTTGCACAGATGGGAAACATGGGTGTGGAGCTGTTCACTATGGAGTGGGTACAGTCCGTGGTTCTGTTTTTTTCCTATCTGGCTTGGGCGCTGTATGGCGTGGGGCTTGTGGTGTCGGTGTTTGAAACCGGAATTGAGTACCAGCACGGCCGAGGCAGTGTCAAGGATACGGCTCTCAATGTCCTCAAAGGCTTTATGGCTGTATCCCTTTTTACAACGCTGCCCATTGAACTCTTTAAACTTGCCGTCAGCCTCCAGAGCAGTCTTACAACCGGAATCACCGGCTACGGAACCAGCTTCGGAGAGCTTGCTGGAAACATCATGGCAGAGCTGGGCAGCTCACCGGATATTGGCGGTGCCATGGGCTCCGGTGTTTTTGGCGGGTTATCAGTCATCACAAGCCCTATCTTGATGCTTTTTATCATTATTATGATGGGCTATGCCGTGATTAAAGTATTTTTCGCAAACCTCAAGAGAGGTGGGATTTTGCTGATTCAGATTGCCGTGGGCAGTTTATATATGTTTTCCGTTCCCCGTGGCTATATTGATGGATTTACCCAATGGTGCAAGCAGATTATCGGTTTGTGCCTCACTACATTTTTACAGGCAACCATTCTTGCCGCAGGGCTTATGGTCCTAAGAACTCATGCACTGCTGGGGCTTGGTCTCATGCTTTCTGCGGGAGAAGTGCCGCGAATTGCCGGAGCCTTTGGACTGGATACCAGCACAAGGGCAAACTTGATGTCTGCGGTTTATACCGCCCAGGCAGCAGTCAGCACCACCAGAACCATTGTTCAGGCAGTAGCAAAATAA
- a CDS encoding DUF6550 family protein, giving the protein MNNMKNNRKKWIAVAGCLALCAVLVVLIGQQFKAEKPVDTPLSSQSSEVGDVTVDPKEPSNTEEEKEVIVTPPDTTQSESTDNGAVSSGTEQTIQGDVNKPEYTEEQLKDPTQKPNGEKITEEDKPVEHDKVEVPKDTPKNDNQPQGGGLPGFDNVPNAGANEVINADDMYENGNKIGDMN; this is encoded by the coding sequence ATGAATAATATGAAAAACAATAGAAAGAAATGGATTGCCGTTGCCGGCTGCCTTGCCCTCTGTGCAGTGCTGGTAGTGCTGATCGGACAGCAGTTCAAAGCTGAAAAGCCAGTAGACACTCCTCTCTCATCTCAAAGCTCCGAGGTGGGAGATGTGACGGTAGACCCGAAGGAGCCAAGTAATACAGAAGAAGAAAAAGAGGTTATCGTAACCCCACCGGACACTACACAATCGGAAAGCACCGACAATGGTGCGGTTTCCAGCGGTACAGAACAGACCATTCAAGGGGATGTGAATAAGCCGGAATATACAGAAGAACAGCTCAAAGACCCTACGCAGAAGCCAAACGGTGAAAAGATCACGGAGGAAGATAAGCCTGTCGAGCATGATAAGGTGGAAGTGCCTAAAGATACTCCGAAAAATGACAACCAACCCCAAGGCGGTGGCCTTCCTGGATTTGACAATGTACCGAATGCTGGTGCAAATGAAGTGATTAATGCCGATGATATGTATGAAAACGGAAACAAAATCGGCGATATGAATTAA
- a CDS encoding DUF4320 family protein, with the protein MLKILKNKAGEGYIDVAVLVLCAMLVIALAVKVFPVYIAKQQIDTFAVELIREAEIAGRVGSETSRRQQFLQEKTGMNPTVAWSKTGRIQLNEEVTVTVTYQIDIGLFGGFGSFPITLRADAAGKSEVYWK; encoded by the coding sequence GTGCTGAAAATATTGAAAAACAAAGCCGGTGAAGGCTACATTGATGTGGCGGTGCTGGTATTGTGCGCTATGCTGGTCATTGCTCTTGCCGTGAAAGTGTTCCCGGTATACATTGCCAAGCAGCAAATTGACACCTTTGCCGTAGAACTCATCCGTGAAGCGGAGATTGCCGGACGAGTGGGCAGTGAAACCAGCCGCCGTCAGCAGTTTCTGCAGGAAAAAACCGGGATGAATCCTACGGTGGCATGGTCTAAAACCGGCAGAATTCAGCTTAACGAGGAAGTCACGGTGACGGTCACCTATCAGATCGACATCGGATTGTTCGGTGGATTCGGCTCCTTTCCCATTACCCTCAGGGCTGATGCTGCAGGCAAATCAGAAGTCTATTGGAAGTAG
- a CDS encoding C40 family peptidase, with protein sequence MADPATLTAIAKAAAAALSDERIRKTIGWTIAAILSPFILIIVLICSLLSGTSNHNNTAVELCFHGGVIPGSMPADYREYIGDMRHSFTLIDGAIETVNPQMEDGGSLDDYRVKAIFYSLFFGSESPSRMEHRKYVDCFVTYEERTRTVEHDDGTTSEETYIVAVSIKSLPQVYNNIRDLFDRVINYEDQANANEIYYRALYGTGAPIEDDDSTLWEDWTPEQLVDFYSDLPAGEMGTEAVRLGFSRLGDPYSQARRGQGNYTDCSYLVQWVYKKLGINIPGTAAAQGKYCVDNGLVIPKSNLAPGDLVFWSHKPNGRFMNITHVGIYAGEGKVVDASSSKGKVVYRNLFDSDKQVLYGRPYGSAKKP encoded by the coding sequence ATGGCTGATCCAGCAACTCTGACAGCAATAGCAAAAGCCGCCGCTGCCGCACTCTCAGATGAACGTATCCGAAAAACCATCGGTTGGACCATTGCTGCGATACTGTCGCCGTTCATTTTAATCATTGTGTTGATTTGTTCCCTGCTCTCCGGCACCTCAAACCATAACAACACAGCAGTAGAGCTGTGCTTTCATGGAGGTGTGATTCCGGGGAGTATGCCTGCTGATTACCGGGAGTACATCGGGGACATGAGGCATAGCTTTACCCTCATAGACGGAGCCATAGAGACAGTGAACCCACAGATGGAGGATGGCGGCAGTCTTGATGATTACCGGGTCAAGGCTATTTTTTATTCTCTGTTTTTCGGCTCAGAGTCCCCTTCCCGGATGGAACACCGGAAGTATGTGGACTGCTTTGTCACCTATGAGGAACGTACCCGTACCGTAGAACATGATGACGGAACAACATCGGAGGAAACCTATATCGTGGCGGTTTCCATCAAATCCCTGCCCCAAGTCTACAACAACATCAGGGATTTGTTTGACAGAGTAATCAATTATGAGGATCAGGCCAATGCCAATGAAATCTATTACCGGGCTTTGTATGGAACAGGGGCACCTATTGAGGATGATGACTCCACCCTGTGGGAGGATTGGACACCGGAACAGCTTGTGGATTTTTATTCTGATTTGCCCGCCGGTGAAATGGGTACTGAAGCTGTCCGGCTTGGTTTTTCCCGTCTGGGTGATCCATACTCTCAGGCGAGGCGCGGGCAGGGAAACTATACCGATTGCAGCTATCTTGTGCAGTGGGTATACAAAAAGCTGGGCATAAATATCCCCGGCACAGCAGCGGCACAGGGCAAATATTGTGTAGACAACGGATTGGTAATTCCTAAATCAAACCTCGCCCCCGGTGACTTGGTGTTCTGGAGCCACAAACCCAACGGTCGCTTTATGAACATCACTCATGTGGGAATTTACGCTGGAGAGGGTAAGGTGGTGGACGCTTCCTCCTCTAAGGGCAAGGTGGTATACCGGAACTTGTTTGATTCTGATAAGCAGGTTTTATATGGCAGACCTTACGGAAGTGCAAAGAAACCTTAG
- a CDS encoding DUF7768 domain-containing protein gives MKLIYMASPYAGDIEKNTEFAKRACRHVMNEGHAFFAPHLLYPQLLNDANPHERQAGLAMGLAVLPRCDELWCYGERISHGMLLEIQEADRLGIPVRRVMEKEQGFIIGSVKTNVKADAPVLSMGMA, from the coding sequence ATGAAACTAATTTATATGGCATCCCCCTATGCCGGGGATATCGAAAAAAATACCGAGTTTGCCAAGAGAGCATGCCGTCATGTAATGAATGAAGGGCACGCTTTTTTTGCGCCTCATTTACTATATCCGCAGCTTTTAAATGATGCTAATCCCCACGAGAGGCAGGCCGGTCTTGCCATGGGCCTTGCCGTATTACCCCGCTGTGACGAGCTATGGTGCTATGGTGAGCGTATCTCCCATGGGATGCTCCTTGAAATACAGGAAGCAGACAGACTCGGCATCCCGGTACGCCGGGTTATGGAAAAGGAACAGGGCTTTATCATCGGCAGTGTGAAAACCAATGTAAAGGCCGATGCTCCCGTCCTCTCCATGGGGATGGCCTGA